A single genomic interval of Cellulosilyticum sp. I15G10I2 harbors:
- a CDS encoding murein hydrolase activator EnvC family protein — MRKKIALFLTLMLLLTPVYASSLGNKKNQLNNTKESIENTKKALENTVAQKENIRKDIQQVDHQIINIEDRILNLETSLGEKQVQLKKSEEDLEKAINKKDKQYSATKARMVQMYKNQKIGYIQVVFSSDNFWEAINRLEYIKRISKQDNELIDSYQKQVEAIDLKKADIEEEKAELDLLYKEQVAKKGELSAARSNKNKALFELAGKEEKLQAQIKEMQEISKKLEQEIKRLTELSTIKYAGGAFAWPVPGHYRISSEYNPRTNPISGKYEFHSGIDIPAPYGVSVVAAADGVVIASGWINGYGNTIMINHGSGLVTLYGHNSSLAVSVGQTVKKGQKVAGIGSTGYSTGNHLHFEVRKNGAHTNPWNYIKK, encoded by the coding sequence ATGAGAAAGAAAATAGCCTTATTCTTAACTTTAATGCTTTTACTCACACCTGTCTATGCATCCAGTTTAGGCAATAAAAAAAATCAACTTAATAATACAAAGGAAAGCATTGAAAATACGAAAAAAGCATTAGAAAATACCGTTGCACAAAAAGAAAATATTCGCAAAGATATTCAGCAAGTAGACCACCAGATTATTAATATTGAAGATAGAATACTAAATTTAGAAACAAGCTTAGGTGAAAAACAAGTACAGCTAAAAAAAAGTGAAGAAGATCTAGAAAAAGCTATTAATAAAAAGGATAAGCAATATAGTGCAACAAAGGCACGGATGGTTCAAATGTATAAAAATCAAAAAATCGGTTATATTCAAGTTGTTTTTTCCTCAGATAATTTCTGGGAAGCGATAAATAGATTGGAATACATTAAAAGAATATCTAAGCAGGATAATGAACTCATAGATTCTTATCAAAAGCAAGTAGAAGCAATAGATCTAAAAAAAGCAGACATAGAAGAAGAAAAAGCGGAGCTGGATCTACTCTATAAAGAGCAAGTAGCTAAAAAAGGAGAACTATCAGCGGCTAGATCTAACAAAAATAAAGCCCTCTTCGAACTTGCAGGGAAAGAAGAAAAGTTACAAGCACAAATTAAAGAGATGCAGGAAATATCTAAAAAATTAGAGCAAGAAATTAAAAGACTTACAGAACTAAGTACAATTAAATATGCAGGCGGAGCATTTGCATGGCCTGTGCCTGGACACTATCGTATTAGTTCAGAATATAATCCGAGAACCAACCCAATATCAGGGAAATATGAATTTCATTCAGGTATAGATATTCCTGCCCCTTATGGTGTTTCGGTAGTAGCTGCTGCAGATGGGGTTGTGATAGCTTCAGGATGGATCAATGGGTATGGTAATACAATTATGATTAATCACGGAAGTGGACTAGTTACTCTATATGGACATAACTCATCACTGGCTGTAAGTGTAGGACAAACAGTAAAAAAGGGGCAAAAAGTTGCAGGGATTGGAAGTACAGGTTATTCAACCGGTAATCACCTCCATTTTGAAGTTAGAAAAAATGGTGCACATACTAATCCATGGAATTACATAAAGAAATAA
- the ftsX gene encoding permease-like cell division protein FtsX, with protein sequence MKLSTLKYLFKEGIVGLWKNRVMALASAGTIVLCLLILGMSYSIVTNVDYMLKQLEIKFGITAYVKEGILGNEILQLKSQVENIPYVAEVNYISKEDALKSFSEGSKDDSIFNDFVQDNPLPASFEINVTDIEYQSQVVQALSSIAELEVRYLQKETAMFMKINNTINTISLIIIGCLIVVGLLLMTNTIKLTVYIRRKEINIMKYIGATDWFIRLPFLIEGLVIGAIGALLSIIIIILSYSWLSEMLITNLMGMLNGLTLKETSDIMRALIPICMSIGTGIGFVGSGMAIHKHLKV encoded by the coding sequence ATGAAATTGAGTACTCTCAAGTATTTGTTTAAGGAGGGTATTGTAGGGCTTTGGAAAAACAGAGTTATGGCCCTTGCATCCGCAGGAACTATTGTGCTTTGTCTCCTAATACTTGGTATGTCCTACTCAATTGTTACCAATGTTGATTATATGCTTAAACAACTGGAAATTAAATTTGGGATAACAGCTTATGTTAAAGAGGGTATACTAGGTAACGAAATACTACAGTTAAAAAGCCAGGTAGAAAATATACCCTACGTGGCGGAGGTAAATTATATTTCTAAAGAAGATGCCCTGAAGTCTTTTAGTGAAGGAAGTAAAGATGATTCAATATTTAATGACTTTGTACAGGATAATCCACTACCTGCATCTTTTGAAATAAATGTTACCGATATTGAATATCAGTCTCAAGTGGTACAAGCTCTAAGCAGTATTGCTGAGCTTGAAGTAAGATATTTGCAAAAAGAAACAGCAATGTTTATGAAAATTAATAATACAATTAATACGATTTCTCTTATTATTATTGGATGTCTTATTGTAGTAGGTCTGCTGCTGATGACTAATACCATTAAGCTGACTGTCTATATTAGAAGAAAAGAAATTAATATCATGAAATATATAGGTGCAACCGATTGGTTTATAAGGTTACCTTTTTTAATAGAGGGATTAGTTATAGGGGCCATCGGGGCACTCCTATCTATTATTATAATTATATTAAGTTATAGCTGGCTGAGCGAAATGCTGATTACAAATTTAATGGGAATGTTAAATGGTTTGACATTAAAAGAAACCTCAGATATTATGAGAGCCTTAATTCCTATTTGTATGTCTATAGGAACAGGTATTGGATTTGTTGGAAGCGGTATGGCTATCCACAAACACTTAAAGGTATAA
- the ftsE gene encoding cell division ATP-binding protein FtsE, with protein sequence MIYLQNVSKTYSNGAVGLNNTNISIEKGEFVFITGNSGSGKSTLLKLLLKEIEPCHGKIIINNKDITKLKRRQIPYLRRDIGIVFQDFRLLPNKTVYENVAFAMQIVGATGREIRKNVPITLGLVGLARKARCYPDELSGGEQQRTALARAIVNNSPILIADEPTGNLDPATSWEIMNCLQDINKRGVTIVMATHEREIVNTLKKRVIEITNGSVTKDMYEGGYDDEIEYSQVFV encoded by the coding sequence ATGATCTACTTGCAGAACGTATCAAAAACTTATTCAAACGGAGCAGTTGGACTCAACAATACAAATATTAGTATAGAAAAAGGAGAATTTGTATTTATTACGGGAAACAGTGGATCAGGGAAGTCCACGTTACTTAAGCTGCTTCTAAAAGAAATAGAGCCATGTCATGGAAAGATTATAATTAATAATAAAGATATAACGAAGTTGAAAAGAAGACAAATACCGTACCTCAGAAGAGATATTGGGATTGTTTTTCAAGACTTTAGGCTGCTGCCTAATAAAACTGTTTATGAAAATGTTGCCTTTGCTATGCAGATAGTAGGGGCTACAGGCAGAGAAATAAGAAAAAATGTGCCCATTACATTAGGGCTTGTTGGTCTTGCCAGAAAAGCAAGATGTTATCCGGATGAGTTATCTGGAGGAGAGCAGCAAAGAACAGCCCTTGCCCGTGCAATAGTTAATAACAGTCCTATCCTCATAGCCGATGAGCCAACAGGAAATTTAGATCCTGCTACTTCTTGGGAGATTATGAATTGTCTACAGGACATTAATAAAAGAGGTGTAACTATCGTTATGGCGACACATGAACGCGAGATTGTTAACACCCTAAAGAAAAGAGTTATTGAAATAACGAATGGTTCGGTAACAAAAGATATGTATGAGGGGGGCTATGATGATGAAATTGAGTACTCTCAAGTATTTGTTTAA
- a CDS encoding PucR family transcriptional regulator: protein MISNQILQNTIDGLKTITRRDFCIIDAESKVVVSTIQNSIGDYIPQVESFINSQAESQEMQGSHYFKIYDEYLVEYILSVSGVDDEAYKLGKIVAFQIKSLLVAYKERFDRDNFIKNLLLDNLLLVDIYTRAKKLHIKNNVKRIVYLIECNEKKDSNISDILRNIFPDKTRDFVTAVDEKNMILVKEVTSDDAAEIEGYAKMIYDTLSTEAMSKVYVAVGAVVSDLKDVSNSYKEATMALEVGKIFNCEGHISHYAKLGIGRIIYQLPLSLCKLFIKEVLKEKRVDSFDEETLMTVNKFFENSLNVSETSRQLYIHRNTLVYRLDKLLKTTGLDLRQFDDAIVFKITIMVSQYMDYMERQSQNRM from the coding sequence GTGATTTCTAATCAAATTTTACAAAATACAATAGATGGACTAAAGACAATAACACGCAGAGACTTTTGCATTATAGATGCAGAATCTAAAGTAGTAGTAAGTACGATTCAAAATAGTATAGGAGATTATATACCGCAAGTTGAGTCTTTTATTAATTCACAAGCTGAAAGTCAGGAAATGCAAGGATCACATTATTTTAAAATATATGATGAATATCTTGTTGAATACATTCTTTCGGTAAGCGGTGTGGATGATGAGGCTTATAAACTTGGAAAAATTGTTGCATTTCAGATAAAAAGTTTATTAGTAGCCTATAAAGAACGCTTCGACAGAGATAACTTTATTAAAAACTTATTACTCGACAATTTATTGCTTGTAGATATTTATACAAGAGCTAAAAAACTTCATATCAAAAACAATGTTAAGCGCATTGTGTATTTAATTGAATGCAATGAGAAAAAAGACAGTAATATATCAGATATATTAAGAAATATTTTCCCTGATAAAACGAGAGATTTCGTTACGGCAGTAGATGAAAAAAATATGATTTTAGTTAAAGAGGTAACCTCCGATGATGCAGCAGAAATAGAAGGCTATGCTAAAATGATTTATGATACCCTAAGTACTGAAGCTATGAGTAAGGTTTATGTGGCAGTAGGGGCTGTGGTATCAGATCTTAAAGATGTGTCTAATTCTTATAAAGAAGCTACAATGGCTTTAGAAGTAGGTAAGATCTTTAATTGTGAAGGTCATATTTCACATTATGCTAAGCTGGGAATAGGAAGAATTATTTATCAGCTGCCTTTATCCTTATGCAAACTCTTCATTAAAGAAGTGCTCAAGGAGAAACGCGTAGATAGCTTTGATGAAGAAACACTTATGACAGTTAATAAGTTTTTTGAAAACAGTCTTAATGTATCTGAAACATCAAGGCAGCTTTATATTCACAGAAATACCTTAGTTTACAGACTGGATAAGCTTCTTAAAACAACAGGACTCGATCTGCGTCAATTTGATGATGCCATTGTTTTTAAAATTACAATTATGGTAAGTCAATACATGGATTATATGGAAAGACAAAGCCAAAACAGAATGTAG
- a CDS encoding ABC transporter ATP-binding protein: MAGLKLKNIEKRYPNGFVAVKDFNLDIEDKEFIIFVGPSGCGKSTTLRMIAGLEEISSGELWIGDKLCNDVAPKDRDIAMVFQNYALYPHMTVYDNMAFGLKLRKTPKDEIDRRVREAAKILDIDQCLDRKPKALSGGQRQRVAMGRAIVREPKVFLMDEPLSNLDAKLRVQMRTEISKMHHRLQTTFVYVTHDQVEAMTLGTRIVVLKDGVIQQVDSPSKLYSQPNNLFVAGFMGSPQMNMIEAKVAKRGEDVVLAFGKAEVKLPKEKAQKVLDGGYVGKEVMMGIRPEHISDPSVLVDNENEKYAVATATVEVVELLGSEKNYYMVCEGYNVTGRFETSCKAVVDDTIKIVMDTTKIHVFDLDTQLTITN, from the coding sequence ATGGCAGGTTTAAAATTAAAAAATATTGAAAAACGTTATCCTAATGGTTTTGTGGCAGTAAAAGACTTTAACTTAGACATCGAGGATAAGGAATTTATCATATTTGTAGGACCATCAGGGTGCGGTAAGTCTACCACATTACGTATGATAGCTGGACTTGAAGAAATATCAAGCGGAGAACTTTGGATTGGTGATAAACTTTGTAATGATGTAGCACCAAAAGACCGTGATATTGCAATGGTATTCCAAAATTACGCTTTATATCCACATATGACAGTATATGATAATATGGCATTTGGTTTAAAGCTTCGTAAAACTCCAAAAGATGAAATTGACCGTCGTGTACGTGAAGCTGCGAAGATCCTTGATATTGATCAATGTTTAGATCGTAAGCCAAAAGCACTTTCAGGTGGACAAAGACAACGTGTTGCCATGGGTCGTGCAATCGTTCGTGAGCCTAAAGTATTCTTAATGGACGAACCTTTATCAAATCTAGATGCAAAACTTCGTGTGCAGATGAGAACAGAAATTTCTAAAATGCACCATAGATTACAAACAACATTTGTTTATGTTACACATGACCAAGTTGAGGCGATGACACTTGGTACACGTATCGTTGTGTTAAAAGATGGTGTAATCCAACAAGTAGATTCACCTTCTAAATTATATAGCCAGCCAAACAACTTATTCGTTGCAGGATTTATGGGTTCACCACAAATGAACATGATTGAAGCTAAAGTGGCTAAACGCGGTGAAGATGTTGTACTTGCATTTGGTAAGGCAGAAGTAAAATTACCAAAAGAGAAAGCACAAAAAGTACTAGATGGTGGTTATGTTGGTAAAGAAGTTATGATGGGAATTCGCCCTGAACATATTAGTGATCCATCAGTTCTTGTTGATAATGAAAACGAAAAATATGCAGTTGCAACAGCTACTGTAGAAGTAGTGGAACTTCTTGGTTCTGAAAAGAACTATTATATGGTTTGTGAAGGGTATAATGTAACAGGTCGTTTTGAAACAAGCTGCAAAGCAGTTGTTGATGATACAATTAAAATTGTTATGGATACTACAAAAATTCATGTGTTCGATTTAGATACACAACTAACAATTACAAACTAA
- a CDS encoding WecB/TagA/CpsF family glycosyltransferase: MQEKIEVLGVPFDNVTMNEAATRVSQFVASPEVHTVFTPNPEIIMLAKKNEKLFAILKKASLVVPDGIGVVIASKIRKGGILKERVAGYDLVQNTMKQAAGKGYKYYFLGSKPGVAKEAAKQMAITYPGIQIVGTHDGYFKPEETFDIIEDINKSKANILLVALGAPKQEIWIDENKHLLKHVKVLIGVGGSLDVMAGVAKRAPLLFQKTGLEWFYRLMKQPTRITRMMVLPQFLIEVMLNKEEKK; the protein is encoded by the coding sequence ATGCAAGAAAAAATAGAGGTATTAGGTGTACCATTTGATAATGTAACGATGAATGAAGCGGCCACACGGGTCAGCCAATTTGTTGCATCTCCCGAGGTGCATACTGTATTTACGCCAAATCCAGAAATTATTATGTTGGCAAAGAAGAATGAGAAGCTGTTTGCCATTTTAAAAAAGGCAAGCCTCGTAGTACCGGATGGCATTGGCGTAGTTATTGCATCAAAAATACGTAAGGGTGGTATCTTAAAAGAAAGAGTAGCGGGCTATGACCTAGTGCAAAATACTATGAAACAAGCAGCTGGGAAAGGCTATAAGTACTATTTTTTGGGGAGTAAGCCGGGGGTGGCAAAAGAAGCTGCAAAACAAATGGCAATAACATATCCCGGCATACAAATTGTAGGGACACATGATGGCTATTTTAAGCCAGAAGAAACTTTTGATATTATAGAAGATATTAATAAGTCAAAAGCTAATATTCTGTTAGTAGCCCTAGGTGCACCAAAACAAGAAATTTGGATTGATGAAAATAAACATTTATTAAAGCATGTTAAGGTACTAATAGGAGTTGGTGGCAGCCTAGATGTTATGGCTGGAGTAGCAAAGCGTGCACCGCTTCTTTTCCAGAAAACGGGACTTGAATGGTTTTATAGATTGATGAAGCAGCCGACACGGATTACTCGTATGATGGTGTTGCCTCAATTTCTAATAGAGGTAATGTTAAACAAAGAAGAAAAAAAGTAG
- the csaB gene encoding polysaccharide pyruvyl transferase CsaB, which yields MGNSNKIVISGYYGFDNIGDEAVLSAILSLLRASIKDTDITVLSNNPEKTKALYDVETVNRWDIKAIIKAIKACDLLISGGGSLLQDITSQKTVPYYLGIVKIALWHKKRVVFYSQGIGPINHKWNKWFIKKVANQVDQIFVREYHSKKVLEAIGVKKPIIVAADPVLGIKPSEHVYKYVKDLLGVEKAVGVYIRPWQDESAIIDCLEKALQYVIQEGYKVYLIPMHYAQDREVAHKLRARLKEHAIVIDKMLTIDEVVSYTASFEFIIGMRLHSLIMAAAMQTPMIGLAYDPKVTDFMKDMQVPYCIDVAHINPDKLIHMIQKLISSQSEQRKHLKVMHEIQVKKVNLPVEYIKGQLL from the coding sequence ATGGGGAATTCAAATAAAATAGTTATTTCAGGTTATTATGGGTTTGATAATATAGGAGACGAAGCAGTACTTTCTGCGATTTTATCTTTGCTAAGAGCATCTATCAAAGATACAGATATTACGGTTCTTTCTAATAACCCAGAAAAAACTAAGGCTTTATATGATGTAGAAACTGTTAATAGATGGGATATTAAAGCCATTATAAAAGCTATTAAAGCATGTGATCTGCTAATAAGCGGAGGGGGAAGTCTGCTGCAAGATATTACTAGCCAAAAAACAGTTCCGTATTATTTAGGGATTGTTAAAATAGCGCTTTGGCATAAAAAAAGAGTAGTTTTTTATTCACAAGGCATAGGCCCCATTAATCATAAATGGAATAAATGGTTTATTAAAAAAGTAGCAAATCAGGTAGATCAAATTTTTGTAAGAGAGTATCATTCGAAAAAAGTGCTGGAAGCCATTGGTGTTAAGAAGCCTATTATAGTGGCAGCAGATCCAGTTTTAGGCATAAAACCAAGTGAGCATGTATATAAATATGTAAAGGACTTGCTAGGCGTAGAAAAAGCAGTAGGTGTTTATATTAGACCATGGCAAGATGAATCGGCTATCATTGACTGTCTGGAAAAAGCCTTACAGTATGTCATCCAAGAAGGTTATAAAGTCTATTTAATTCCTATGCACTATGCACAGGATAGAGAAGTAGCGCATAAGCTGAGGGCTAGGTTAAAAGAGCATGCAATTGTTATAGATAAGATGCTTACAATAGATGAAGTTGTTAGTTATACAGCCTCATTTGAGTTTATAATAGGTATGAGACTACACAGCTTAATCATGGCCGCAGCAATGCAGACACCAATGATAGGACTCGCGTATGACCCAAAAGTAACAGATTTTATGAAAGATATGCAAGTGCCGTACTGCATAGATGTAGCACATATTAATCCAGATAAACTTATTCATATGATCCAGAAATTAATAAGTTCTCAAAGTGAACAAAGAAAGCATTTAAAAGTCATGCATGAGATACAGGTGAAGAAAGTTAACTTGCCAGTTGAATATATTAAGGGGCAGTTACTATAG
- a CDS encoding DUF5693 family protein codes for MKKQIRMILNILITISVIACLVVGFFRVRAEEAYKNVQIAIRYTDVLNISEQTQTSIQDVLLEFKEAGATTLFVRENTVLPASRGELSNYKEQGEVTVFEGYLVKAFYKDITDIKPQLNYIVTTNANIWETIYKDLSLKNVPVRSFVSEDAYFVEVGDFSNVLASIGVGFNTEDLKVAADLGYVISPQIRGWGEPSEASIEYLIDMLQEVAGVGAIYFSDSEIPGATSPLMINYIGEHQLGFVEFFSNKQKGFGLLAKQSSQQGQDFRVTRLHTLTDDEVRKYGPKEVLDRYGLALRERNLRTFLFKMPNTMNLQKDMQDLKVNIRNFKDMAEKEGYIITEELQNYNLKPGNYLLSVLAGIAAIAVFVLLLDLVGLRRLGYLLGIIGFIGYAGLLKLSPSFGLKMMALFGAIIFPTYAVSTAIDSEPKNMGQTLTAFLKVCFIAFGGALTIIGTISRTSFGLGIDVFAGVKIAHIIPIILILAITFYKKHGLDISYIKKLLTSKVTYLAVAVIGIVGIALLIYTTRTGNGGSVSSLELQVRQLLDNILGVRPRTKEFLIGYPILIALIAFGYKEKYLPFLIFAAIGPVSLVNTYAHIHTPVLISLIRSGYGIVIGFIIGAIMIYILKLLIKVVKKWGIQIK; via the coding sequence ATGAAAAAACAAATAAGAATGATCCTGAACATTCTAATAACTATCTCTGTAATAGCGTGTTTAGTTGTCGGGTTCTTTAGGGTAAGGGCAGAAGAAGCTTATAAAAATGTGCAAATAGCGATTAGATATACAGATGTACTTAATATTTCTGAACAAACACAAACAAGTATTCAAGATGTACTTCTAGAGTTTAAAGAAGCAGGTGCAACAACTTTATTTGTTAGAGAAAATACAGTACTTCCAGCCTCAAGAGGAGAACTTTCAAATTATAAAGAACAAGGTGAAGTTACGGTATTTGAAGGTTATCTCGTTAAGGCATTTTATAAAGACATTACAGATATTAAACCACAGCTTAACTACATTGTAACAACTAATGCAAATATATGGGAAACTATATACAAAGATTTATCTTTAAAAAATGTTCCGGTGAGATCTTTTGTTTCTGAAGACGCATATTTTGTTGAAGTTGGGGATTTTTCAAATGTACTTGCAAGCATTGGTGTGGGATTTAATACAGAAGATTTAAAAGTTGCAGCGGACTTAGGCTATGTGATTTCCCCACAGATAAGAGGATGGGGAGAGCCAAGTGAAGCGTCTATTGAGTACCTTATAGATATGCTTCAAGAGGTAGCTGGCGTGGGAGCCATTTACTTTTCAGATTCAGAAATACCAGGGGCAACATCACCTCTAATGATTAATTATATAGGTGAACATCAATTAGGATTTGTAGAATTTTTCTCAAATAAACAGAAGGGCTTTGGGCTGCTTGCAAAGCAATCAAGTCAACAAGGACAAGACTTCAGAGTAACAAGATTGCATACCCTTACAGATGATGAGGTAAGAAAATATGGGCCTAAAGAAGTGCTTGATCGGTATGGACTTGCACTTAGAGAAAGAAATCTTAGAACCTTTCTTTTTAAAATGCCCAATACAATGAATCTGCAAAAAGACATGCAAGATTTAAAAGTTAATATTAGAAACTTTAAAGATATGGCAGAAAAAGAAGGGTATATCATAACCGAAGAGTTGCAGAACTACAACTTAAAGCCAGGCAATTATTTACTATCAGTGCTTGCAGGTATTGCAGCGATTGCAGTATTTGTTTTACTGCTTGATTTAGTAGGTTTAAGAAGACTTGGTTATCTGCTTGGGATTATAGGTTTTATCGGGTATGCTGGTTTGTTGAAGCTGTCTCCATCTTTTGGGTTAAAGATGATGGCATTATTTGGAGCTATAATATTTCCAACTTATGCAGTAAGTACTGCCATAGATTCAGAGCCTAAAAATATGGGGCAAACATTAACGGCATTTTTGAAGGTATGTTTCATTGCTTTTGGTGGCGCATTAACGATTATAGGAACGATCTCAAGAACAAGCTTTGGGCTTGGCATCGATGTATTTGCTGGCGTAAAGATTGCGCATATTATTCCGATTATACTTATTCTAGCAATAACCTTCTATAAAAAGCATGGACTAGATATAAGTTATATAAAGAAACTATTAACAAGTAAAGTCACTTATTTAGCAGTAGCAGTCATAGGCATAGTAGGTATTGCGCTTCTTATTTACACAACAAGAACGGGTAATGGTGGTTCAGTATCAAGTTTAGAACTTCAGGTCAGACAGCTTTTAGACAATATACTTGGTGTTAGACCGCGTACTAAAGAGTTCTTGATTGGGTACCCAATCTTAATAGCCCTTATTGCTTTTGGGTATAAAGAAAAATATCTGCCATTTTTAATCTTTGCGGCTATAGGACCTGTTTCACTTGTTAATACGTACGCACATATTCATACGCCAGTTTTGATTTCACTTATTAGAAGTGGTTATGGGATTGTTATAGGATTTATTATTGGAGCTATTATGATTTATATTTTAAAACTACTTATTAAGGTGGTAAAAAAATGGGGAATTCAAATAAAATAG